Proteins encoded in a region of the Eretmochelys imbricata isolate rEreImb1 chromosome 10, rEreImb1.hap1, whole genome shotgun sequence genome:
- the MEIOB gene encoding meiosis-specific with OB domain-containing protein, with protein sequence MAYSISTQNFVALSDLHPNLARPSIIGVVIGKTDVKGFPDRKNIGSERYTFSFTIRDSPAYFINVNSWGREEYVRSLSESFRVGDCVTIENPLVQTKELEKEEKFNPTTPSCYKLLLSETHSVVKICCCYEVDTKLLSLLHLPVKDPHDYYSLGDIVANGQSLDGRIINVLAAVKSVGEPKYFTTSDKRKGQRCEVKLYDETELSFAMICWDNESIQLAQSWMPRETVIFASELRINFDKFRNCMTATVISKTIFTTNPDTPEANILFNFIKESAATGALDDITEAQLKESINLQTIVDIYTVEQLKVKALQNEGKPEPVYGIIYAYISTLNIDTDSSKIIRNRCSGCHYVVNEMSNTCTFCSDISSDAKSVFTSFDLLVDLTDHTGTLRSCYLSDVVAEETLSCTVHEFLTLTEQQKTALKWHLLLERSKIYFKLVLSPSLRTGLRVNLLSCKLADPVEASQSLSGKGRK encoded by the exons agtaTAATCGGTGTAGTTATTGGGAAAACAGATGTCAAAGGTTTTCCAGACCGAAAAA ACATTGGATCTGAGAGATACACTTTCAGTTTTACCATTCGAGATTCACCAGCTTACTTTATAAATGTAAATTCTTGGGGCAGAGAGGAGTATGTTAGGTCACTTTCAGAAAGTTTTAGAGTAGGTGACTGTG TGACAATTGAAAATCCTTTAGTACAAACAAAGGAgctagaaaaggaagaaaaattcaaTCCCACAACTCCTAG CTGCTACAAATTATTGCTCAGTGAGACTCATTCAGTTGTCAAAATTTGTTGCTGCTATGAAGTGGACACCAAGCTGCTTTCCCTGTTGCATCTACCTGTAAAGGATCCTCACGATTACTATTCTCTGGGTGACATTGTTGCAAATGGGCAAAGCCTTGATGGAAGAATCATTAATGTGCTTGCCGCAGTGAAGTCG gtTGGGGAGCCAAAGTACTTTACCACTTCAGACAAAAGGAAAGGTCAGAGGTGTGAAGTAAAGCTGTATGATGAAACAGAGTTGTCCTTTGCAATGATTTG ttggGATAATGAATCTATCCAGCTTGCGCAAAGTTGGATGCCACGAGAAACAG TAATATTTGCATCAGAGCTGAGAATAAATTTTGACAAATTTAGGAACTGCATGACTGCAACTGTTATATCAAAAACCATTTTTACAACTAATCCAG aCACACCAGAAGCAAATATTCTTTTCAACTTCATAAAAGAGAGTGCAGCAACAGGAGCTTTGGATGATATAACTGAGGCTCAGTTAAAAGAATCCATAAATT TGCAGACTATAGTTGACATTTATACTGTGGAGCAGTTAAAGGTAAAAGCTTTGCAGAATGAGGGAAAGCCTGAACCAGTCTATGGTATTATTTACGCTTATATTTCTACATTGAACATTGACACAGATTCATCTAAAATTATACGAAACAGGTG TTCAGGGTGCCACTATGTGGTCAATGAAATGTCAAACACATGCACTTTCTGCAGTGACATCTCTTCAGATGCTAAGTCTGTTTTTACCAGTTTTGATTTACTAGTTGATCTTACAGATCACACAGGCACTCTACGTTCATGTTACCTCTCAGATGTTGTAGCTGAGGAAACATTAAGCTGCACG GTCCATGAGTTCCTCACTCTGACAGAACAGCAGAAGACAGCATTAAAATGGCACCTTCTTCTGGAACGaagcaaaatttattttaaa ttggttttgtcacccagtttgagaaccggaTTGAGAGTGAACTTGCTTTCATGCAAACTAGCAGATCCTGTAGAGGCTAGTCAGAGCTTgtcaggaaaaggaagaaaataa